A single window of Loxodonta africana isolate mLoxAfr1 chromosome 10, mLoxAfr1.hap2, whole genome shotgun sequence DNA harbors:
- the ARHGAP11A gene encoding rho GTPase-activating protein 11A isoform X2 produces MWDQRLIRLAVLQQLRAVYGIKVKGGRGQCDRRRPETAAAEVRGKVFGVPFNSLPHSVVPEYGHIPSFLVDACTSLEEHVHTEGLFRKSGSVIRLRALKNKLDHGEGCLSSAPPCDIAGLLKQFFRDLPEPILPTDLHEALFKAQQLGSEEKNKATLLLSCLMANHTVDILRYFFNFLRNVSLRSNENKMDSSNLAVIFAPNLLQTSEGHEKMSANTEKKLRLQAAVVQTFIDYASDIGRVPDFILEKIPAMLGIDGLCATPSLEGFEEGDYESPGECKRKRRQSVGDFVSGALSKLKSNRTPSFTPQQERIAQVPVSPMILTPSAKRKLPVDSSHGFSSKKRKSIKHNFNFELLPSSLFSSSSTPVSVHFDTSPEGSSQSSLSPVAINGNQISTGVQRRSKRIAGKKVCRVESGKAGCFSPKISRKEKVRRSLRLKFSLGKSNRDVNGCSRPGANRCENVGRRLADQQSLQNGIESVKTGLLFSPDIDERLRKKGHLSECCMQMLEQSRTESHPCSELPDLHMRKFKSYVCFTKFCLATVHLFYFKAVSCLYIPNPLSLIGS; encoded by the exons ATGTGGGATCAGAGGCTCATAAGGTTGGCCGTGCTGCAGCAGCTCCGGGCTGTCTATGGCATTAAAGTCAAGGGCGGCCGTGGGCAGTGCGATCGCAGGAGGCCGGAAACAGCGGCCGCGGAAGTCAGG GGTAAAGTATTTGGAGTACCTTTTAATTCATTGCCCCATTCTGTTGTACCAGAATATGGACATATTCCAAG CTTTCTTGTTGATGCTTGCACGTCTTTAGAAGAACATGTTCATACAGAAGGACTTTTTAGGAAATCAGGATCTGTTATTCGCCTGAGAGCACTAAAG AATAAACTGGATCATGGGGAAGGTTGCCTGTCTTCTGCACCACCTTGTGATATTGCAGGACTTCTTAAGCAGTTTTTTAGGGACTTGCCAGAGCCCATTCTCCCAACTGATTTGCATGAAGCACTTTTCAAAGCTCAACAGTTGGGATCGGAGGAGAAGAATAAAGCTACATTGTTGCTCTCCTGTCTTATGGCTAACCACACGGTTGATATATTAAGATACTTCTTTAACTTTCTCAGAAATGTTTCCCTCAG ATCCAATGAGAATAAGATGGATAGCAGCAATCTGGCGGTAATATTTGCACCAAACCTTCTTCAGACAAGTGAGGGACATGAAAAGATGTCTGctaacacagaaaaaaagctcCGATTACAGGCTGCTGTAGTACAGACTTTTATCGATTATGCATCAGATATTG GGCGTGTCCCAGATTTTATCCTAGAAAAGATACCGGCTATGTTGGGTATCGATGGTCTCTGTGCTACGCCATCACTGGAAGGCTTTGAAGAAGGTGATTATGAATCTCCTGGTGAATGTAAGAGAAAGCGACGACAAAGTGTGGGAG ATTTTGTTAGTGGAGCGCTAAGTAAACTTAAATCTAACAGGACACCCTCTTTTACACCTCAGCAGGAAAGAATCG cccaGGTGCCTGTATCACCAATGATTCTTACACCAAGTGCTAAGCGTAAACTGCCAGTAGATTCTTCTCATGGTTTCTCAAGTAAGAAAAGGAAGTCCATCAAGCACAATTTTAACTTTGAGTTGTTGCCAAGCAGTCTCTTCAGTAGCAGCTCTACACCAgtctcag TTCACTTTGATACAAGCCCCGAAGGGTCATCTCAGAGTTCACTCTCTCCTGTGGCCATCAATGGAAACCAGATCAGTACTGGTGTCCAAAGGAGAAGTAAAAGGATTGCAGGCAAGAAAGTTTGCAG GGTAGAATCAGGAAAAGCAGGCTGTTTCTCTCCTAAAATCAGTCGTAAAGAAAAGGTTCGAAGATCTCTACGTTTGAAATTTAGTCTGGGGAAAAGTAACAGAGATGTG AATGGATGTTCCCGTCCTGGTGCCAATAGATGTGAAAATGTTGGTCGGCGACTTGCAGATCAACAAAGCTTACAAAATGGGATTGAATCTGTAAAAACGGGTCTGCTTTTTAGCCCAGATATTGATGAAAGATTAAGAAAGAAAG GTCACTTGTCAGAGTGCTGTATGCAGATGttggagcagagtagaactgaatcgcACCCCTGCTCAGAGCTACCAGACTTACACATGAGGAAGTTCAAGTCATACGTTTGCTTTACCAAGTTCTGCTTGGCAACAGTACATCTGTTTTATTTCAAAGCAGTTTCCTGTCTCTATAttccaaatccattgtcattgattggatcctga
- the ARHGAP11A gene encoding rho GTPase-activating protein 11A isoform X1, translating into MWDQRLIRLAVLQQLRAVYGIKVKGGRGQCDRRRPETAAAEVRGKVFGVPFNSLPHSVVPEYGHIPSFLVDACTSLEEHVHTEGLFRKSGSVIRLRALKNKLDHGEGCLSSAPPCDIAGLLKQFFRDLPEPILPTDLHEALFKAQQLGSEEKNKATLLLSCLMANHTVDILRYFFNFLRNVSLRSNENKMDSSNLAVIFAPNLLQTSEGHEKMSANTEKKLRLQAAVVQTFIDYASDIGRVPDFILEKIPAMLGIDGLCATPSLEGFEEGDYESPGECKRKRRQSVGDFVSGALSKLKSNRTPSFTPQQERIAQVPVSPMILTPSAKRKLPVDSSHGFSSKKRKSIKHNFNFELLPSSLFSSSSTPVSVHFDTSPEGSSQSSLSPVAINGNQISTGVQRRSKRIAGKKVCRVESGKAGCFSPKISRKEKVRRSLRLKFSLGKSNRDVNGCSRPGANRCENVGRRLADQQSLQNGIESVKTGLLFSPDIDERLRKKGSKKISKSEENLLTPERLDGTNYRMSWTAPSNSSFQEIDASETSLIAGNLEVENSSLEADLAVEKSPVTSHDLPPSGVHSNSSVTGNTLSGDETNLTTETLVKIQKAFSESGSNLHELINHRQLSITNEEKVKLKETSYVEYSPEKHLFETNDLTVIESEEKYERHPSKDENSFSERDFSLYQTPKLGKETIIKCYSTQTKMEHEKSVCSDIPQDYCSKQEFPSDEQMKKRESPRDQLNTKLEEEGNVIKENLLTHAVSGADVAKSPSSEHMTCRITNLSKPRPVRIVKQQSLVGTRDTMISGGVQVTEHGKVSDHIQWFNKLSLNEPNRTKVKSPLKFQRTPVRQSVRRINSLLEYNRQPVNPKSVSHGDAASPLVKAVSCDSALSCIENMSQESSITCNKSGAKEEKSTSHEEPNVDAISKSSMEFTSKSFSKMKRHRDPVNASLGSTRICKQEVVCRDQIKVPLEDLTNYDILKSVVNNNIGFSPGVNNRVLRKPSERERAWYKGSPKAPIGRAQLLPTSKPVDL; encoded by the exons ATGTGGGATCAGAGGCTCATAAGGTTGGCCGTGCTGCAGCAGCTCCGGGCTGTCTATGGCATTAAAGTCAAGGGCGGCCGTGGGCAGTGCGATCGCAGGAGGCCGGAAACAGCGGCCGCGGAAGTCAGG GGTAAAGTATTTGGAGTACCTTTTAATTCATTGCCCCATTCTGTTGTACCAGAATATGGACATATTCCAAG CTTTCTTGTTGATGCTTGCACGTCTTTAGAAGAACATGTTCATACAGAAGGACTTTTTAGGAAATCAGGATCTGTTATTCGCCTGAGAGCACTAAAG AATAAACTGGATCATGGGGAAGGTTGCCTGTCTTCTGCACCACCTTGTGATATTGCAGGACTTCTTAAGCAGTTTTTTAGGGACTTGCCAGAGCCCATTCTCCCAACTGATTTGCATGAAGCACTTTTCAAAGCTCAACAGTTGGGATCGGAGGAGAAGAATAAAGCTACATTGTTGCTCTCCTGTCTTATGGCTAACCACACGGTTGATATATTAAGATACTTCTTTAACTTTCTCAGAAATGTTTCCCTCAG ATCCAATGAGAATAAGATGGATAGCAGCAATCTGGCGGTAATATTTGCACCAAACCTTCTTCAGACAAGTGAGGGACATGAAAAGATGTCTGctaacacagaaaaaaagctcCGATTACAGGCTGCTGTAGTACAGACTTTTATCGATTATGCATCAGATATTG GGCGTGTCCCAGATTTTATCCTAGAAAAGATACCGGCTATGTTGGGTATCGATGGTCTCTGTGCTACGCCATCACTGGAAGGCTTTGAAGAAGGTGATTATGAATCTCCTGGTGAATGTAAGAGAAAGCGACGACAAAGTGTGGGAG ATTTTGTTAGTGGAGCGCTAAGTAAACTTAAATCTAACAGGACACCCTCTTTTACACCTCAGCAGGAAAGAATCG cccaGGTGCCTGTATCACCAATGATTCTTACACCAAGTGCTAAGCGTAAACTGCCAGTAGATTCTTCTCATGGTTTCTCAAGTAAGAAAAGGAAGTCCATCAAGCACAATTTTAACTTTGAGTTGTTGCCAAGCAGTCTCTTCAGTAGCAGCTCTACACCAgtctcag TTCACTTTGATACAAGCCCCGAAGGGTCATCTCAGAGTTCACTCTCTCCTGTGGCCATCAATGGAAACCAGATCAGTACTGGTGTCCAAAGGAGAAGTAAAAGGATTGCAGGCAAGAAAGTTTGCAG GGTAGAATCAGGAAAAGCAGGCTGTTTCTCTCCTAAAATCAGTCGTAAAGAAAAGGTTCGAAGATCTCTACGTTTGAAATTTAGTCTGGGGAAAAGTAACAGAGATGTG AATGGATGTTCCCGTCCTGGTGCCAATAGATGTGAAAATGTTGGTCGGCGACTTGCAGATCAACAAAGCTTACAAAATGGGATTGAATCTGTAAAAACGGGTCTGCTTTTTAGCCCAGATATTGATGAAAGATTAAGAAAGAAAG GTTCAAAAAAGATCAGTAAGTCTGAGGAAAACTTACTAACTCCAGAGCGACTGGATGGAACAAATTATCGGATGTCTTGGACAGCACCTAGTAATTCAAGTTTTCAAGAAATAGATGCAAGTGAAACATCTCTGATAGCAGGAAATCTCGAGGTGGAAAACTCTTCTTTGGAGGCCGACCTTGCAGTTGAAAAGTCACCTGTTACTTCACATGATCTCCCCCCTTCCGGTGTACACAGTAATAGCAGTGTGACTGGAAATACCCTTAGTGGGGATGAAACTAACTTGACCACAGAGACCTTAGTGAAAATTCAGAAAGCATTTTCTGAATCTGGAAGTAATCTTCATGAATTGATAAATCACAGGCAATTATCAATAACGAATGAGGAGAAAGTAAAATTGAAAGAAACGTCTTACGTAGAATACAGCCCAGAGAAACATCTATTTGAAACTAATGATTTGACGGTGATAGAATCAGAGGAAAAGTATGAACGCCACCCTAGTAAAGATGAAAACAGTTTTTCAGAGAGAGACTTCTCACTATATCAAACTCCAAAATTGGGCAAAGAAACAATTATAAAATGTTATTCAACTCAGACGAAGATGGAACATGAAAAAAGTGTTTGTTCAGATATACCGCAAGATTACTGCAGCAAGCAAGAATTCCCCAGTGATGAGCAAATGAAGAAACGGGAGTCCCCAAGAGATCAGCTCAATACTAAATTAGAAGAGGAGGGGAatgtaattaaagaaaatttactAACACATGCAGTTTCTGGGGCCGATGTGGCTAAATCACCTTCCTCAGAGCACATGACGTGTCGCATAACAAACTTATCAAAGCCTCGGCCTGTGAGAATCGTGAAACAGCAGTCACTGGTGGGAACACGCGACACAATGATTTCAGGAGGTGTACAAGTGACAGAGCACGGCAAGGTTTCAGACCACATACAGTGGTTTAATAAGCTTTCTTTAAATGAACCAAATAGAACAAAAGTTAAGTCACCTCTTAAGTTTCAGCGTACCCCTGTGCGTCAGTCTGTCAGACGAATTAATTCTTTGTTGGAGTATAACAGACAACCTGTAAACCCTAAGTCGGTGAGTCATGGAGATGCTGCTTCTCCTCTGGTTAAGGCAGTAAGCTGTGACAGTGCTCTTTCTTGTATAGAAAATATGTCACAAGAGTCCTCTATTACATGTAACAAATCGGGTGCTAAAGAAGAGAAATCTACATCACATGAAGAGCCAAATGTTGATGCAATTTCAAAGTCAAGCATGGAGTTCACTTCTAAATCTTTCTCAAAGATGAAGAGGCACCGAGACCCAGTGAATGCTTCTCTTGGGTCTACTAGAATTTGTAAACAGGAAGTGGTATGTCGTGACCAAATTAAGGTTCCTTTGGAGGACCTGACTAATTATGATATATTAAAATCCGTTGTAAATAACAATATAGGCTTTTCTCCTGGGGTAAATAACAGAGTCCTTAGGAAACCCTCAGAAAGAGAAAGGGCTTGGTATAAAGGTTCTCCCAAAGCTCCTATCGGAAGAGCTCAGCTATTACCAACCAGTAAGCCTGTAGACTTGTGA